A section of the Amycolatopsis sp. AA4 genome encodes:
- a CDS encoding NlpC/P60 family protein, with amino-acid sequence MRVRRGRSGTADALVRGAGARRGLTVAAVALAALLGATGTGLAVPPPPPNPSDSAIDSAKGDASAKAGEVGRLTNQLAQAEQKLSALQDDVELKQEQAMKALVDLQTAQDEATQAQNDAKSARQEADAAVGAIEKAREDAKKFAAASFEQGSTIGSISAYLTSDSPKDLLARAQLLNAIGGSRLNAMDRLQQAQTDKANKDSAARKALELAQQKQDAATRAKGTADAAQSAAVAAQQAQASQNTQLEASKNSVEQQLYAAQAKVNGLQGQRQRYQDWLAQKQREDEERARQAALRAAAANNNNDGGDDDNGGGSRGRPSPAAGSSIEAVIARALSKVGMPYAWGGGNGSGPTRGIRDGGVADSYGDYRKIGFDCSGLMIYAFAGVQGLSHYSGYQYNSGRHVPLSQMRRGDMLFWGGSGGIHHVALYLGNGQMVEAPQSGSYVRVVPVRYGGIMPYATRLIG; translated from the coding sequence GTGAGGGTCCGGCGGGGACGGTCCGGGACGGCGGACGCGCTGGTGCGCGGCGCGGGAGCCCGGCGAGGCCTGACGGTCGCGGCCGTCGCCCTGGCGGCGCTGCTCGGCGCGACGGGCACGGGGCTCGCGGTGCCCCCGCCGCCGCCGAACCCGAGCGATTCGGCGATCGACTCGGCCAAGGGCGACGCCAGCGCGAAGGCGGGCGAGGTCGGCCGGCTCACGAACCAGCTCGCCCAGGCCGAGCAGAAGCTGAGCGCGCTGCAGGACGACGTCGAGCTGAAGCAGGAACAGGCCATGAAGGCCCTGGTCGACCTGCAGACGGCGCAGGACGAGGCGACCCAGGCGCAGAACGACGCGAAGTCCGCGCGCCAGGAGGCGGACGCGGCGGTCGGCGCGATCGAGAAGGCTCGCGAGGACGCGAAGAAGTTCGCCGCCGCCAGCTTCGAGCAGGGCAGCACGATCGGGTCGATCTCGGCGTACCTGACCTCGGACAGCCCGAAGGACCTGCTCGCCCGCGCCCAGCTGCTCAACGCCATCGGCGGGTCGCGGCTCAACGCGATGGACCGGCTCCAGCAGGCGCAGACCGACAAGGCCAACAAGGACTCGGCCGCGCGCAAGGCGCTCGAGCTCGCGCAGCAGAAGCAGGACGCGGCCACCCGGGCGAAGGGCACCGCGGACGCCGCGCAGTCCGCCGCCGTGGCCGCGCAGCAGGCCCAGGCCTCGCAGAACACGCAGCTGGAGGCCAGCAAGAACTCCGTCGAGCAGCAGCTGTACGCGGCGCAGGCGAAGGTCAACGGGCTGCAGGGGCAGCGCCAGCGCTACCAGGACTGGCTCGCGCAGAAGCAGCGCGAGGACGAGGAGCGCGCCCGGCAGGCGGCGCTGCGGGCAGCCGCGGCGAACAACAACAACGACGGTGGCGACGACGACAACGGCGGCGGCAGCCGCGGCCGTCCGTCCCCGGCGGCGGGCAGCTCGATCGAGGCCGTGATCGCGCGGGCGCTGTCCAAAGTGGGCATGCCGTACGCGTGGGGCGGCGGCAACGGCAGCGGCCCGACCCGCGGCATCCGCGACGGCGGCGTGGCCGACAGCTACGGCGACTACCGCAAGATCGGCTTCGACTGCTCCGGCCTGATGATCTACGCCTTCGCCGGCGTCCAGGGCCTGTCGCACTACAGCGGCTACCAGTACAACTCCGGCCGCCATGTGCCGCTGTCGCAGATGCGCCGCGGCGACATGCTCTTCTGGGGCGGTTCGGGCGGCATCCACCACGTCGCGCTGTACCTGGGCAACGGGCAGATGGTGGAGGCCCCGCAGTCGGGTTCGTACGTGCGCGTGGTCCCGGTCCGCTACGGCGGGATCATGCCGTACGCGACTCGCCTCATCGGCTGA
- a CDS encoding GNAT family N-acetyltransferase, with the protein MPDAARLLAAYDREVRQAELSQAEPGQELTVDGPLARLTGGRRGFVSGPPDLGVTGSALDELIARQRAFFAARGEEFEWKTRSHDRPVQLPERLLAAGFVPEETETVLIAPLDAVAASAPPSTDVVVREAAGDDDLLRIATLSASVFGHDEAAVAADLLARARADSGTTTHVVAEADGRFVAASRLELVPGTGFAGLWGGATLPEWRGRGLYRALVAHRVGTARARGVAYLQVDALPTSRPILERLGFTAVTETTPYVWSPLSR; encoded by the coding sequence GTGCCTGACGCCGCGCGGCTGCTCGCCGCTTACGACCGCGAAGTCCGCCAAGCCGAACTGAGCCAGGCTGAACCTGGCCAAGAACTGACTGTCGACGGCCCGCTCGCGCGCCTCACCGGCGGCCGCCGCGGGTTTGTCTCCGGCCCGCCCGACCTCGGCGTGACCGGCTCGGCGCTCGACGAGCTGATCGCCCGGCAGCGCGCGTTCTTCGCCGCGCGCGGCGAGGAGTTCGAGTGGAAGACGCGCAGCCACGACCGTCCCGTGCAGCTGCCGGAACGGTTGCTCGCCGCCGGATTCGTCCCGGAGGAGACTGAAACCGTCCTGATCGCGCCGCTCGACGCGGTCGCCGCCTCGGCCCCGCCGTCCACCGACGTCGTCGTGCGAGAGGCAGCCGGCGACGACGACCTGCTGCGGATCGCGACCCTGTCGGCCTCGGTGTTCGGCCACGACGAGGCCGCGGTGGCCGCCGATCTGCTCGCCCGGGCCCGCGCCGATTCCGGAACCACGACGCACGTCGTCGCCGAAGCGGACGGCCGGTTCGTCGCCGCGTCCCGGCTGGAGTTGGTTCCCGGCACCGGATTCGCCGGGCTGTGGGGCGGCGCGACCCTCCCCGAATGGCGCGGCCGAGGCCTCTACCGCGCCCTCGTCGCACACCGCGTCGGCACAGCCCGCGCCCGCGGCGTGGCCTATCTGCAGGTCGACGCCCTGCCCACCAGCCGCCCGATCCTCGAACGGCTCGGCTTTACCGCCGTCACCGAAACGACCCCGTACGTGTGGAGCCCCCTGAGCCGCTAA
- a CDS encoding molybdenum cofactor guanylyltransferase, with the protein MTERRFAGIVLAGGSARRLSGVDKPELRVGGISLLGRAVEALAGADPVVVCGPRRPGYDTVVWTREAVPGAGPVAALAAGLEAVGDAELVVLLAADLPGIRRSTVDRLRSTVVDTDGAVLVDATGERQWLVSAWRTAALRGAMPERPENASLRRTLGGLRIAEVPAEPGESDDIDTPEDLEKHR; encoded by the coding sequence ATGACTGAACGCCGGTTCGCCGGGATCGTGCTCGCCGGCGGGTCCGCGCGCCGATTGTCCGGAGTGGACAAGCCGGAGCTGCGCGTCGGCGGGATCTCCTTGCTGGGCCGGGCCGTCGAGGCGCTGGCGGGAGCGGACCCGGTCGTGGTGTGCGGTCCGCGGCGGCCGGGATACGACACGGTTGTCTGGACGCGCGAGGCCGTCCCCGGCGCGGGGCCGGTCGCGGCGCTGGCGGCGGGGCTGGAAGCAGTGGGGGACGCCGAACTCGTCGTGCTGCTCGCCGCTGATCTCCCGGGCATCCGGCGCTCCACTGTGGACCGGCTGCGGTCCACAGTGGTCGATACAGACGGTGCCGTGCTCGTCGATGCGACAGGGGAGCGGCAATGGCTGGTGAGCGCTTGGCGCACGGCGGCGTTGCGCGGGGCGATGCCGGAGCGTCCGGAAAACGCGTCGCTGCGTCGGACGCTCGGCGGATTGCGGATCGCGGAAGTCCCCGCGGAGCCGGGCGAGAGCGACGACATCGACACGCCGGAGGACCTGGAAAAGCACCGCTGA
- a CDS encoding MoxR family ATPase: MTEPGYAEGANGQQPGTPARDAQLLERTVFEVKRVIVGQDRLVERMLVGLLAKGHLLLEGVPGVAKTLAVETFARVVGGSFSRVQFTPDLVPADILGTRIYRQGAERFDVELGPVVANFVLADEINRAPAKVQSAMLEVMAERHVSIGGKTFPMPDPFLVLATQNPIENEGVYPLPEAQRDRFLFKILVEYPSAEEEREIIYRMGVTPPEPHEVLSPAELVRLQGVASQVFVHHALVDYVVRLVLTTRTPNDHGLSDVAGWVSYGASPRASLGIIAAARALALVRGRDYVLPQDVVDVVPDVLRHRLVLSYDALADGVPVDHIVTRVLQTVPLPQVSARPQGGAGPVPAGAPVR; the protein is encoded by the coding sequence GTGACCGAGCCCGGCTACGCCGAGGGAGCGAACGGGCAGCAGCCCGGCACCCCGGCGCGGGACGCCCAGCTGCTGGAACGCACCGTGTTCGAGGTGAAGCGCGTCATCGTCGGGCAGGACCGGCTGGTGGAGCGCATGCTCGTCGGGCTGCTGGCGAAGGGGCACCTGCTGCTCGAAGGCGTGCCCGGGGTCGCGAAGACGCTGGCGGTCGAGACGTTCGCGCGCGTCGTGGGCGGTTCTTTCTCCCGCGTGCAGTTCACTCCCGACCTGGTGCCCGCCGACATCCTCGGCACGCGCATCTACCGCCAGGGCGCCGAGCGCTTCGACGTCGAGCTGGGCCCGGTCGTGGCGAACTTCGTGCTCGCCGACGAGATCAACCGCGCCCCGGCGAAGGTGCAGTCGGCGATGCTCGAGGTGATGGCCGAGCGGCACGTGTCGATCGGCGGCAAGACCTTCCCGATGCCCGATCCGTTCCTCGTGCTGGCCACGCAGAACCCGATCGAGAACGAGGGCGTCTACCCGCTGCCGGAAGCCCAGCGCGACCGGTTCCTGTTCAAGATCCTGGTCGAGTACCCCTCCGCCGAGGAGGAGCGCGAGATCATCTACCGGATGGGCGTCACGCCGCCGGAACCGCACGAGGTGCTGAGCCCGGCGGAGCTGGTGCGGCTGCAGGGCGTCGCGTCGCAGGTGTTCGTGCACCACGCGCTGGTCGACTACGTCGTGCGGCTCGTGCTCACCACGCGCACCCCGAACGACCACGGGCTTTCCGACGTCGCGGGCTGGGTGTCCTACGGGGCCTCGCCGCGCGCGAGCCTCGGCATCATCGCCGCGGCGCGGGCGCTGGCGCTCGTGCGCGGCCGCGACTACGTGCTCCCGCAGGACGTCGTCGACGTCGTGCCGGACGTGCTGCGGCACCGCCTCGTGCTGTCCTACGACGCGCTGGCCGACGGCGTCCCGGTGGACCACATCGTCACCCGCGTGCTGCAGACCGTGCCGCTGCCGCAGGTTTCGGCCCGGCCGCAGGGCGGCGCCGGCCCCGTGCCGGCGGGCGCGCCCGTCAGGTAA
- a CDS encoding DUF58 domain-containing protein has protein sequence MEAGLRTLELEVRRRLDGLLQGNHLGLVPGPGSEPGEARPYQPGDDVRRMDWAVTARTTTPHIRETVADRELETWVVADMSASLDFGTALCEKRDLVVCATAAVAHLTGGGGNRIGALVSNGEGITRLPARGGLPHARGLVRRLAETPRAPEGVRGDLAGALEKLRRPPRRRGLAVVLSDFLGPMDWERPLRALAGRHELIAIEIIDPRDVDLPDVGTVVLADPETGRQREVHASALLRKEFGAAANAHRQAVAAALRRAGAAHLVLRTDSDWIADMVRFVVARKRRWSGGVA, from the coding sequence ATGGAAGCGGGGCTGCGCACCCTCGAACTCGAGGTGCGCCGCCGCCTCGACGGACTGCTCCAGGGCAACCACCTCGGGCTCGTCCCGGGCCCGGGGTCCGAGCCCGGCGAAGCCCGGCCGTACCAGCCCGGCGACGACGTGCGCCGGATGGACTGGGCGGTCACCGCGCGCACGACGACGCCGCACATCCGCGAGACGGTCGCCGACCGCGAGCTGGAGACGTGGGTCGTCGCGGACATGTCGGCGAGCCTCGACTTCGGCACCGCGCTGTGCGAGAAACGCGACCTGGTCGTCTGCGCGACCGCGGCGGTCGCGCACCTGACCGGCGGCGGCGGGAACCGCATCGGCGCGCTCGTGTCCAACGGCGAGGGCATCACCCGGCTCCCCGCGCGCGGTGGGCTTCCGCACGCCCGCGGCCTGGTGCGGCGGCTCGCCGAGACGCCCCGTGCCCCCGAGGGCGTCCGCGGCGATTTGGCCGGTGCGCTGGAAAAGCTGCGCCGTCCGCCGCGGCGGCGCGGTCTCGCGGTGGTGCTGTCCGACTTCCTCGGCCCGATGGACTGGGAGCGCCCGCTGCGCGCGCTCGCCGGGCGGCACGAGCTGATCGCGATCGAGATCATCGACCCGCGCGACGTGGACCTGCCGGACGTCGGCACCGTCGTGCTGGCCGACCCGGAGACCGGACGGCAGCGCGAGGTGCACGCTTCGGCGTTGCTGCGCAAGGAATTCGGCGCGGCGGCGAACGCGCACCGGCAGGCGGTCGCGGCCGCGCTGCGCCGGGCCGGGGCGGCGCATCTGGTGCTGCGCACCGATTCCGACTGGATCGCGGACATGGTGCGGTTCGTGGTCGCCCGCAAGCGCCGCTGGTCGGGAGGGGTCGCGTGA
- a CDS encoding VWA domain-containing protein yields the protein MSLAGFSSPWWFLLLIAVAAVAAAYVLSQRQRRRRVMRFANLELLEKVAPKAQGWIRHVPAVLIVLSLLFLTVSLAGPTAEQKVPRNRATVMLVIDVSLSMEATDVAPTRLKAAQDAAKQFAQNMTPGVNLGLISFAGTATVLVNPTTDRAGVTKAIDNLKLAQSTATGEGIYAAMQSIQSFSAVVGGADGPPPARIVLMSDGKQTVPEDLYAPRGAYTAAQAAKQAQMPISSISFGTEHGSVDIEGKQQDVRVDDESLREIARLSGGEFYKAASADELKRVYADLGEQIGYELKNADASKPWVVLGTIILMAGAATALVFGQRLP from the coding sequence ATGAGCCTCGCCGGATTCAGTTCCCCGTGGTGGTTCCTGCTGCTGATCGCGGTCGCCGCGGTGGCGGCCGCGTACGTGCTGTCGCAGCGGCAGCGCCGCCGCCGGGTGATGCGGTTCGCGAACCTCGAACTGCTGGAGAAGGTCGCGCCCAAGGCGCAGGGCTGGATCCGGCACGTGCCCGCGGTGCTGATCGTGCTGTCGCTGCTGTTCCTGACGGTTTCGCTGGCCGGTCCGACGGCCGAGCAGAAGGTCCCGCGCAACCGGGCGACGGTCATGCTGGTGATCGACGTGTCGCTGTCGATGGAAGCCACCGACGTCGCCCCGACGCGGCTGAAGGCGGCTCAGGACGCGGCGAAACAGTTCGCGCAGAACATGACGCCGGGCGTCAACCTGGGCCTGATCTCCTTCGCCGGAACCGCGACCGTGCTGGTCAACCCCACCACGGACCGGGCGGGCGTGACGAAGGCGATCGACAACCTCAAGCTCGCGCAGTCCACCGCCACCGGCGAAGGCATTTACGCGGCGATGCAGTCGATCCAGAGCTTCTCGGCGGTGGTCGGCGGCGCGGACGGGCCGCCGCCCGCGCGGATCGTGCTGATGAGCGACGGCAAGCAGACGGTGCCGGAAGACCTGTACGCCCCCCGCGGCGCGTACACGGCGGCGCAGGCGGCGAAGCAGGCGCAGATGCCGATCTCGTCGATTTCGTTCGGCACCGAGCACGGGTCGGTCGACATCGAGGGCAAACAGCAGGACGTCCGCGTGGACGACGAGTCGCTGCGCGAGATCGCCCGGCTGTCCGGAGGAGAGTTCTACAAGGCAGCGAGCGCGGACGAGCTGAAACGCGTGTACGCCGACTTGGGGGAGCAGATCGGGTACGAGCTGAAGAACGCGGACGCGAGCAAGCCGTGGGTGGTGCTGGGGACGATCATCCTCATGGCCGGGGCGGCTACCGCGCTGGTGTTCGGCCAGAGATTGCCGTAA
- a CDS encoding AraC family transcriptional regulator, whose protein sequence is MTGIRQMTYQPAGRRAASVETMTFDRLRELNDGGTQRADFHVLAVVDAGHGSVTVDFLQHPLQERSAVWVAPGAVHRWDDIADVTGQVVLFVPTAPVTRATRELAASPDLAARWAIPAADWPFVAAARDHLVLETSAPPGDIPAELPEILLSALLARLRPRPAEARPVNPVFRRFQSSVEAHFREHHDAGYYAWTLGYSPRTLTRAVQQATGRTAKAYVVDRIVLEAKRLLAHDRLTAAACARTLGFPDASNFSVFFRKATGVRPGAWQAAEPVTAISGRTPAR, encoded by the coding sequence GTGACCGGGATCCGGCAGATGACCTACCAGCCCGCCGGGCGGCGCGCCGCCAGTGTCGAGACGATGACGTTCGACCGCCTTCGCGAGCTGAACGACGGCGGGACCCAGCGTGCCGACTTCCACGTCCTCGCCGTAGTCGATGCCGGACACGGTTCCGTCACCGTGGACTTCCTCCAGCACCCGCTCCAGGAGCGATCCGCGGTGTGGGTCGCGCCTGGAGCAGTGCACCGGTGGGACGACATCGCCGACGTGACGGGACAGGTCGTGCTGTTCGTGCCGACCGCGCCGGTCACCCGCGCCACCCGGGAACTCGCCGCGTCCCCGGACCTGGCCGCGCGCTGGGCCATTCCCGCCGCGGACTGGCCGTTCGTCGCCGCCGCGCGCGACCATCTCGTCCTCGAAACATCCGCGCCGCCCGGTGACATCCCGGCAGAGCTGCCCGAGATCCTGCTCTCCGCGCTCCTCGCCCGGCTCCGACCCCGCCCTGCCGAAGCCCGGCCGGTCAATCCGGTGTTCCGGCGGTTCCAGTCCAGCGTCGAAGCGCATTTCCGGGAACATCACGACGCCGGCTACTACGCCTGGACGCTCGGTTACTCGCCCCGCACCCTCACCAGGGCCGTGCAGCAGGCCACCGGACGCACCGCGAAGGCATACGTCGTCGACCGGATCGTCCTGGAAGCCAAACGGCTCCTCGCGCACGACCGGCTCACCGCGGCCGCCTGCGCCCGCACGCTCGGCTTTCCCGACGCGTCCAACTTCTCGGTGTTCTTCCGCAAGGCAACCGGGGTGCGGCCGGGCGCGTGGCAGGCCGCCGAGCCTGTTACGGCAATCTCTGGCCGAACACCAGCGCGGTAG
- a CDS encoding alpha/beta fold hydrolase — protein MTTTQQQLLPAYDHRPGTGPTLVFLHYWGGSARTWDLVVDRLAGRDMLTVDFRGWSRSKHLAGPYTLRQLADDTLAVIADAGVTDYVLVGHSMGGKVAQLVAAARPDGLRGIVLVGPAPAKPAAEVTPTYREGLSHAYDSAESVASAREHILTATELSEPVKAQIATDSRASADAARTEWPLRGIAEDISEHTRRISVPALVVAGENDQVEPVDILVDNLVPYLSGANLAVLPKTGHLIPLEAPAELADAITAFAPAAGSATAS, from the coding sequence ATGACCACGACGCAACAGCAGCTACTGCCCGCTTACGACCATCGGCCGGGGACCGGGCCGACCCTGGTGTTCCTGCACTACTGGGGCGGCTCCGCCCGCACCTGGGACCTCGTCGTAGACCGTCTCGCGGGACGCGACATGCTCACTGTCGACTTCCGCGGCTGGAGCCGCTCGAAGCACCTGGCGGGCCCTTACACTCTTCGCCAGCTCGCGGACGACACGCTCGCCGTGATCGCCGATGCGGGCGTCACCGACTACGTCCTCGTCGGACATTCCATGGGCGGCAAGGTCGCGCAACTCGTCGCGGCGGCCCGGCCCGACGGACTCCGCGGAATCGTTCTCGTCGGCCCCGCCCCGGCGAAGCCCGCCGCCGAGGTCACTCCCACGTACCGGGAAGGCCTTTCCCATGCCTACGACTCCGCCGAGTCCGTCGCCAGCGCACGGGAGCACATCCTGACCGCGACCGAGCTGTCCGAGCCGGTCAAGGCGCAGATCGCGACCGACTCGCGGGCCAGTGCCGACGCCGCGCGCACGGAGTGGCCGCTGCGCGGCATCGCGGAGGACATCAGCGAACACACCCGCAGGATCAGCGTCCCCGCCCTCGTGGTCGCCGGAGAGAACGACCAGGTCGAGCCGGTCGACATCCTCGTCGACAACCTGGTGCCCTACCTTTCCGGAGCGAACCTCGCGGTGCTTCCGAAAACCGGCCACCTGATCCCGCTGGAAGCTCCGGCGGAACTCGCCGACGCGATCACGGCCTTCGCACCTGCCGCCGGATCAGCTACGGCGTCGTGA
- a CDS encoding tRNA (cytidine(34)-2'-O)-methyltransferase: MFRVLFYRPEIPPNTGNAIRLAANTGCELHLVEPLGFTLEDKQLRRAGLDYHDLARVHVHADLAAAWQVLLPAKVYAFSATATRLYTDVSYAPGDVLMFGPESAGLPDEVQRAAEVTDRLRLPMLPNNRSLNLANTAAIAVYEGWRQNGFTTP; the protein is encoded by the coding sequence ATGTTCCGAGTTCTCTTCTACCGCCCCGAAATCCCGCCCAACACCGGCAACGCGATCCGGCTGGCCGCGAACACCGGATGCGAGCTGCACCTGGTCGAGCCGCTGGGATTCACCTTGGAGGACAAGCAGCTCCGCCGGGCCGGGCTGGATTACCACGACCTCGCGCGGGTCCACGTGCACGCTGATCTGGCCGCGGCGTGGCAAGTCCTCCTGCCCGCGAAGGTGTATGCGTTCAGCGCGACCGCGACCCGGCTGTACACCGATGTTTCTTACGCACCCGGCGATGTGCTGATGTTCGGGCCGGAATCCGCCGGGCTGCCGGACGAGGTTCAGCGGGCCGCGGAGGTCACCGACCGGCTGCGGTTGCCGATGCTGCCGAACAACCGGTCGCTGAACCTCGCGAACACGGCCGCCATCGCCGTCTACGAGGGCTGGCGGCAGAACGGCTTCACGACGCCGTAG
- a CDS encoding thioesterase family protein, translating into MTERRPLVEMPLRVRYHECDGQGIVFNAHYLAYADMAAFEVERALFGSHDGLLATGVDLVVAESHLRYIAPCRYDDELVVAVYLVHQGTTSMQFEQEIRRDGTVTTEIRLRYVFVDTANYRKAEPPPEVRAAYAKYLPEAA; encoded by the coding sequence GTGACCGAACGCCGACCTCTCGTCGAAATGCCCCTCCGCGTGCGCTATCACGAATGCGACGGCCAGGGGATCGTCTTCAACGCGCATTACCTGGCCTACGCGGACATGGCGGCGTTCGAGGTGGAGAGAGCACTGTTCGGTTCGCACGACGGGCTGCTCGCCACCGGGGTCGACCTGGTGGTCGCCGAGTCGCATCTGCGGTATATCGCGCCCTGCCGTTACGACGACGAACTGGTGGTCGCCGTGTACCTCGTGCACCAGGGCACCACGTCGATGCAGTTCGAGCAGGAAATCCGCCGCGACGGCACGGTGACGACCGAGATCCGACTGCGGTACGTGTTCGTGGACACCGCCAATTACCGCAAGGCGGAGCCGCCGCCGGAGGTGCGCGCGGCCTACGCCAAGTACCTTCCCGAGGCGGCGTGA
- a CDS encoding TAXI family TRAP transporter solute-binding subunit, whose product MTVTRRAALLGGLALTLAACDDTYRGPERKITIASGEPGGFYLAFAEVLAAEVSRAEPRLHCSALPTEASVENVQRVQDGTADFGLALADVAQSAITGGTPFGKPVPLQALGRVYENYLQLVVRAEDRLTDLRSLAGRPISVGASRSGAAQLGERVFAASNIPVQAQHLPLNDAVAALHDRRIDAFLWSGGIPTPALADLNRTTPLSLIPLASVLPQLRKAYGPLYEQVQVPAGAYRGVGALGTIGVANLLVCSPKLPFDVAAAVVRVLVERAAELVPAQAVGTQFLDVRTLIGTHPVPLHPGAADTYRALHG is encoded by the coding sequence ATGACAGTCACCCGCCGCGCCGCCCTCCTCGGCGGCCTCGCCCTGACGCTCGCCGCCTGCGACGACACTTACCGCGGCCCGGAGCGGAAGATCACCATCGCGTCCGGCGAACCCGGCGGGTTCTATCTGGCCTTCGCGGAAGTTCTGGCCGCCGAGGTGTCGCGCGCTGAACCGCGCTTGCACTGCAGCGCGCTCCCCACCGAGGCGAGCGTCGAGAACGTGCAACGCGTCCAAGACGGAACGGCCGACTTCGGCCTGGCCCTCGCGGACGTCGCGCAATCCGCCATTACCGGCGGCACACCGTTCGGGAAACCCGTTCCGCTGCAAGCACTCGGCCGCGTCTACGAGAACTATCTGCAGCTGGTCGTCCGCGCCGAGGACCGCCTCACCGACCTGCGTTCCCTGGCCGGCCGCCCGATCTCAGTCGGCGCGAGCCGGTCCGGTGCCGCGCAGCTGGGCGAACGGGTCTTCGCCGCGAGCAACATCCCGGTCCAAGCCCAGCACCTGCCGCTGAACGACGCGGTCGCCGCCCTGCACGACCGCCGGATCGACGCGTTCCTCTGGTCCGGCGGCATCCCGACCCCCGCACTCGCCGACCTCAACCGCACGACGCCGCTCTCGCTCATCCCGCTCGCGTCGGTGCTCCCGCAGCTGCGCAAGGCGTACGGGCCGCTGTACGAGCAGGTGCAGGTGCCTGCCGGGGCCTACCGCGGGGTGGGCGCGCTCGGGACGATCGGGGTGGCGAACCTCTTGGTCTGCTCGCCTAAGCTGCCGTTCGACGTCGCTGCCGCTGTGGTGCGGGTACTCGTTGAACGAGCCGCCGAACTCGTGCCCGCGCAAGCTGTCGGGACGCAGTTCCTCGACGTGCGCACCCTGATCGGCACCCACCCCGTCCCGCTGCACCCGGGGGCGGCCGACACCTACCGCGCCCTGCACGGCTGA
- a CDS encoding HAMP domain-containing sensor histidine kinase, translating to MRTRLLAVLVTLALAVVAAFAVPLLSATADQRTQQLVISRSSDVDRFVVLAQQAVDSGDATALNADARQYSSLYSEGVLIVDAQRRPLVETGGLTSSDPAARALIEATLRNQPDSPVERIRPWSDAPVLFARPVGTGTRVSGVVLLRASVTAAAADVGAAWSAIATGAMVVAALFVLLAVLLSRWMVRPLVELETGVLAVAGGRRAQVPERSGPRELRSLAASVNRMSDAVVESANQQQRLVADTSHQLRNPMAALRLRLELLGTEVENRPAYEATVAEVERLERILDGLLALATAESTATRLAARADDEPADLAAVVAERVDAWRLSADEAGATLVPCEGHTEPLLVHTPESELAQILDVLLDNAVHHAGQGATITAAWESTPDSVTLIVTDDGPGLPPEDLARATERFWRAGGDGAPRGTGLGLAIAREQTRARGGVLELRAVEPHGLQVRITLPAAVTP from the coding sequence GTGCGCACTCGCCTGCTGGCCGTCCTGGTCACGCTCGCGCTCGCCGTCGTGGCGGCATTCGCCGTCCCTCTCCTGTCCGCGACCGCCGACCAGCGGACCCAGCAATTGGTGATTTCTCGCAGCAGCGACGTCGACCGCTTCGTGGTGCTCGCGCAACAGGCGGTCGATTCCGGCGACGCGACCGCGTTGAACGCCGACGCGCGGCAGTATTCGTCGTTATACAGCGAAGGCGTGCTGATCGTCGACGCGCAGCGGCGGCCGCTCGTCGAAACCGGCGGGCTGACCAGCAGCGATCCGGCCGCGCGGGCCCTCATCGAGGCGACGCTGCGGAACCAGCCGGACTCGCCGGTCGAGCGGATCCGGCCGTGGTCGGACGCTCCGGTGCTGTTCGCGCGCCCGGTCGGCACCGGGACGCGCGTCTCCGGCGTGGTCCTGCTGCGCGCGTCGGTGACCGCCGCGGCGGCCGACGTCGGCGCGGCGTGGAGCGCGATCGCGACCGGGGCGATGGTGGTCGCGGCGCTGTTCGTGCTGCTCGCGGTCCTGCTGTCGCGGTGGATGGTGCGGCCGCTGGTGGAGCTGGAAACCGGCGTGCTGGCCGTGGCGGGCGGACGCCGGGCGCAGGTGCCGGAACGGTCCGGGCCGCGCGAGCTGCGGTCGCTCGCCGCGTCGGTGAACCGGATGTCCGACGCCGTGGTCGAATCGGCGAACCAGCAGCAGCGGCTCGTCGCGGACACCTCGCACCAGCTGCGGAACCCGATGGCCGCGCTGCGGCTCCGGCTCGAACTGCTCGGCACCGAGGTCGAAAACCGCCCGGCGTACGAGGCGACGGTGGCGGAAGTCGAACGGCTGGAACGCATTCTCGACGGCCTGCTCGCGCTGGCCACCGCGGAAAGCACCGCGACCCGGCTGGCCGCGCGCGCTGATGACGAGCCCGCCGACCTGGCCGCGGTCGTAGCGGAACGGGTCGACGCTTGGCGGTTGTCCGCCGACGAAGCCGGCGCGACCCTCGTGCCGTGCGAGGGGCATACTGAGCCGCTGCTGGTGCACACGCCGGAGAGCGAACTGGCGCAGATTCTCGATGTCCTGCTGGACAACGCCGTCCACCACGCCGGTCAGGGAGCGACCATCACCGCCGCTTGGGAGTCCACTCCGGACAGTGTCACGCTGATCGTCACCGACGACGGTCCCGGTCTCCCGCCGGAGGACCTCGCCCGGGCCACCGAACGATTCTGGCGCGCGGGCGGCGACGGCGCACCGCGCGGGACCGGCCTCGGCTTGGCCATCGCCCGCGAGCAAACCCGTGCCCGGGGCGGGGTTCTGGAGCTGCGCGCGGTCGAACCGCACGGCTTGCAAGTCCGGATCACGCTGCCCGCGGCGGTGACCCCATGA